Proteins co-encoded in one Nicotiana sylvestris chromosome 7, ASM39365v2, whole genome shotgun sequence genomic window:
- the LOC104243173 gene encoding uncharacterized protein, with amino-acid sequence MGQLASAQNTRPDGAFPSDIEENPRAALNAVSLRNGRQLEEVQSKKRKKVTFNKRPTTIESISEKAKELEKPVGEAVAEQPPQLVARPPPPFPQRLQKLRDDAAYKKFLDILKQVDIHIPLVDILQEVPKYAKYIKDIVENKRRLTEFEIMALTEECSSRIHGKLPHKLKDPGSFTIQISIGKHDVGRALCDLGASINLMPLFVF; translated from the coding sequence ATGGGACAGCTTGCCAGTGCTCAAAACACTAGACCAGATGGAGCTTTTCCAAGTGACATTGAAGAAAATCCTAGGGCGGCCCTTAATGCCGTATCATTAAGGAATGGGAGACAACTAGAAGAAGTTCAGtctaaaaagaggaaaaaggTGACTTTTAATAAGAGGCCAACCACTATAGAATCAATATCAGAAAAAGCTAAGGAGTTAGAGAAGCCAGTTGGAGAGGCGGTGGCTGAGCAACCTCCACAATTGGTTGCAAGGCCACCACCTCCATTCCCTCAAAGATTGCAGAAATTAAGAGATGATGCCGCATATAAAAAGTTTCTTGATATCTTGAAGCAGGTGGACATTCATATTCCATTGGTTGACATCTTACAAGAAGTACCCAAATATGCAAAGTACATCAAGGACATTGTGGAAAACAAAAGGAGGCTAACCGAGTTCGAGATTATGGCACTCACTGAGGAGTGCAGTTCAAGAATTCATGGCAAGTTACCTCATAAATTGAAGGATCCAGGTAGTTTCACTATCCAAATCTCGATTGGTAAACATGATGTTGGGCGAGCTTTATGTGATCTTGGAGCGAGCATCAACTTGATGCCGCTATTTGTGTTCTGA